GATGGCCACTCCCCGCTCGGCAGCACGGTCACAGCTGTGCCGCAGGACGGACGGATCGCCCGCGTGGAACCCGCAGGCGACATTGGCACTCGTCACCACCTCGAGCATCGCGTCGTCGTCACCCAGGGTCCAGCTGCCGAAGCTTTCGCCGAGGTCTGCATTGAGGTCGATCTGCATCGTGCGTGCTCCTGTCGGTCATGCGTGCTGCTGGTCGGGGGAGTGCGTGGGTCATGAGCTCCAGAGCTTCACGATCCCGCTGAAGGACTCGTAGCCGAGGTAGATCGTGAGCAGCCAGATCAGCAGACCGAGGTAGGCCAGCCACTTGGGGTAGACGTACCCACCCAGCAGGTCCTGTCGACGCAGCGCGACCCAGACGAGGATCCCGAAGCCGAAGGGCAGGATCAGGCCGTTGAGCGCGCCGGCGAGGATGAGCAGCGTCGCCGGGGACTGACCGAGGGAGATGTAGATCGCGGCCGAGATGACGATGAAGCCGACGACGACCCACTGGCTGTGCTTCTTGATCGCGGCGTTGAAGGTCGTGAGGAAGCTGACCGAGGTGTACGAGGCCCCGATGACGCTCGTGATGCTCGCCGCCCAGAGGATGACGCCGAAGATGTGCAGCCCGACCCGACCCAGCGCCGCCTCGAAGGCGACGGCCGGCGGGTTGTCGACCCCGGCGAGCTCCACTCCGCCGACGACGACGCCGAGGATGGCCAGGAAGAGCAGGCCGCGCATAACGCCGGTGACGAGGATGCCGGTGATGGAGCCCCTGCTGATCTCGGCGATCCGCTCGGGACCCGTGATGCCGCTGTCGACGATCCGGTGGGCACCGGCGTAGGTGATGTAGCCACCGACGGTGCCACCGATCAGGGTGGTGATGATGAGGAAGTCGACCTTGTCCGGCAGGACGGTCTGCTTGAGTGCCTCACCGTAGGGCGGCTGCGTGGCGACCGCCGCGTAGGCGACCATGGCGATCATCAGGACCCCGAGGACGACGACGATGCGGTCCATCGCGACGCCCGCCTTCTTGCTGACGAAGATCGCGATGGCGATGAGCGCGGACACCGCGCCCCCGATCTTGGCGTCGACGCCGAACATCGCGTTGGCCCCCAGGCCGGTGCCGCCGATGTTGCCGATGTTGAACACCAGCCCGCCGAAGACGACGAGGGCGGCCAGGACGTAGCCGAAGCCGGGGATGACCTGGTTGGCCAGGTCCTGGGCGCGCATCCCGGAGACGCCGATGACGCGCCAGACATTCAGCTGGACCGCGATGTCGACGATGATCGAGATGACGATCGCGAAGGCGAAGGCCGCGCCCAGCTGTGCGGTGAAGACCGTTGTCTGGGTGATGAATCCGGGACCGATGGCGCTCGTCGCCATGAGGAACATCGCCCCGAGGAGGGCTCCCTTCGTCGCTGTGGCTGCCGTGCCCGGCGGGGGCATCTTGGACGGCTGCGGTGACGCACCGGGGGCTGGAGCCTGGGTCATGGTGGTTCTCCTCGTCGCTCACGGGACCACCTCATTGTGCTCCCGATCACGTAAACTAGCGATTGTTGAACAATCCCGCAATACCCCCTTCGGCTACTCTCGGGCAGACGGCGACGAAGGGGTGGGCGGCATGGTGGACGACTGGATCTCGGCACTGGAGTCCGAGCGGGCGGCGATGGGGCGAGCGAGCGCCAGCGAGAAGGTGGCCGACGCCCTGCGCACCCGGATCATCGAGGGCGAGCTGCGCCCCCGGACGCGGCTGTCCGAGGAGCGGATCGGCGCAGCACTGGGGGTCTCCCGCAACACCTTGCGCGAGGCCTTCCAGCTCCTGGCCCACGAGCGTCTGGTGGTGCGGGAGTTCAACCGCGGGGTCTTCGTCCGCGAGCTCGACCAGGACGACGTCCGCGACCTCTACCGATTCCGTCGGATCCTCGAGGTGGCAGCGGTCCGCGCGACGGCGACCCGTCCCGACCTCGCAGGGCTGCACGCGGCCGTGGACGAAGGGAGTGCCGCCGCCGGTGCCCGGGACTGGCGCCTCCTGGGGTCGGCCAACATGCACTTCCACAAGGAGCTGACCGCTCTCGCCGGGAGCCGTCGGGCCGACGAGGCGATGCAGCAGGTCCTCGCCGAGATGCGGCTGGTCTTCAGCACGATGGCCGACCCGCGGACCTTCCACGAGCCCTACCTCGAGGGCAACCGCGAGCTGGTCGCGCTCCTGGCAGCGGGGGAGCATGATGAGGCCGAGC
The genomic region above belongs to Janibacter limosus and contains:
- a CDS encoding NRAMP family divalent metal transporter; amino-acid sequence: MTQAPAPGASPQPSKMPPPGTAATATKGALLGAMFLMATSAIGPGFITQTTVFTAQLGAAFAFAIVISIIVDIAVQLNVWRVIGVSGMRAQDLANQVIPGFGYVLAALVVFGGLVFNIGNIGGTGLGANAMFGVDAKIGGAVSALIAIAIFVSKKAGVAMDRIVVVLGVLMIAMVAYAAVATQPPYGEALKQTVLPDKVDFLIITTLIGGTVGGYITYAGAHRIVDSGITGPERIAEISRGSITGILVTGVMRGLLFLAILGVVVGGVELAGVDNPPAVAFEAALGRVGLHIFGVILWAASITSVIGASYTSVSFLTTFNAAIKKHSQWVVVGFIVISAAIYISLGQSPATLLILAGALNGLILPFGFGILVWVALRRQDLLGGYVYPKWLAYLGLLIWLLTIYLGYESFSGIVKLWSS
- a CDS encoding GntR family transcriptional regulator; its protein translation is MVDDWISALESERAAMGRASASEKVADALRTRIIEGELRPRTRLSEERIGAALGVSRNTLREAFQLLAHERLVVREFNRGVFVRELDQDDVRDLYRFRRILEVAAVRATATRPDLAGLHAAVDEGSAAAGARDWRLLGSANMHFHKELTALAGSRRADEAMQQVLAEMRLVFSTMADPRTFHEPYLEGNRELVALLAAGEHDEAERALLAYLERAETQLLAAMSA